The Mauremys reevesii isolate NIE-2019 linkage group 1, ASM1616193v1, whole genome shotgun sequence genome has a segment encoding these proteins:
- the CSDC2 gene encoding cold shock domain-containing protein C2 — MSSDPTAPPTVPTLHSPKSPVWPTFPFHREGSRIWERGNLLLRDLPSPLPTKRTRTYSATARASAGPVFKGVCKQFSRSQGHGFITPENGTEDIFVHVSDIEGEYVPMEGDEVTYKICPIPPKNQKFQAVEVVLTNLAPHTKHETWSGQIIGS, encoded by the exons ATGTCTTCAGACCCAACCGCCCCTCCGACCGTCCCAACCCTCCACTCCCCGAAGTCGCCTGTCTGGCCCACCTTCCCCTTTCACCGGGAGGGAAGTCGGATCTGGGAGCGGGGCAATCTTCTCCTCCGggacctgcccagccccctccccaccaaaagaACCAGAACATACTCTGC GACGGCTCGTGCCTCCGCTGGCCCTGTCTTCAAGGGCGTCTGTAAGCAGTTCTCACGCTCCCAGGGCCACGGCTTCATCACTCCAGAGAACGGCACAGAGGACATATTTGTACATGTGTCTGA CATCGAGGGGGAGTATGTCCCCATGGAAGGAGATGAGGTCACGTACAAAATTTGCCCCATTCCACCCAAGAACCAGAAGTTCCAGGCTGTGGAGGTGGTGCTCACCAACCTGGCCCCGCACACAAAGCACGAGACGTGGTCTGGCCAAATAATCGGCTCCTAG